From the genome of Glycine max cultivar Williams 82 chromosome 2, Glycine_max_v4.0, whole genome shotgun sequence, one region includes:
- the LOC100807149 gene encoding probable steroid-binding protein 3 produces MSLSDIFVNSVPSCRRLSRRGCQLCRESEKQRVTRKVKWFNDQKGVGRVYDVSTGKSFYGPSGPYAMFAVKDASRALAKMSKNDDDISPSLDDLSDKEIGVLNDWENKFQAKYPVVARVLN; encoded by the exons atgtccctcagtgacatttttgtaaatagtg TACCGTCGTGCCGTAGGCTATCCCGCCGTGGTTGCCAGCTGTGTCGTGAGAGTGAGAAGCAGAGGGTAACGAGGAAGGTGAAGTGGTTCAATGACCAGAAGGGAGTGGGTCGCGTCTACGACGTCAGCACTGGAAAATCCTTTTACGGCCCCAGCGGCCCCTACGCCATGTTTGCCGTCAAAGACGCCAGCAGAGCCCTGGCGAAGATGAGCAAGAACGACGATGACATCTCCCCCTCCCTCGACGACCTCTCTGACAAGGAGATCGGTGTTCTCAACGACTGGGAGAACAAATTCCAAGCTAAGTACCCTGTGGTTGCTCGTGTTCTCAATTAA